The region TCCTTTCTTCCAAAATGAGCGATCTACTTACCAAATTCGAATTCGAAAGAATTTGGGTCCGAAACTCTCTCGTAAACACTGCGAATTTTTTATCTCCTCCGAATCCTAAGACTAGAATAGAATTCTTAAAGGAAAAGTTTGAAGGAGTTCCTTCTCTTTTAGTATCAGCAGGACCGAACCTAAGAAGGCAATGCGAATGGATACGCTCCATCAGAGATAAGGTTTTTATAATGTCTTGTGATACTTCTCTCAAAGTATTGCTCAAACATGGAATCATTCCCGATGGGATCATGACATTGGATGCGCAAACCCATTCCGTATTCCATTTCTTGGGAGAAGATACATCCAAAATTCCCCTCTTTGCCGACCTTGTCAGCTCTCCTCCTATATTAAGAAATTTGCAATTTAAATCGGTAGTTCATAGCATCACTGCAAAGTATTTGGTGGATGCTTCTGGAGAGTTAAAGAGAGAAGCCACTGCAGGAAGTATTAGCGCGGAATCCTTGCTCGGTCCAATCGGAGACGTTCAGTCCGGAGGAAGCGTGGCTACAACCGCATTCGATCTATTAAGAGGGATCGGTTGCAAACCTTGCTTTCTAGTGGGACAGGACCTTGCCTATTCCGGAAGAGAAATCCATTCCACAGGAACGCATCACAATGAGAAATGGCTAACTCTTTTGACCAGAAAAATGAGTTTAGAAAAAATCAATGAAGCAGTGGTCCGAAAAAGAGATACCAGATACGTTCCCTCCGTTACAGGCGGCGAGGTATTGACTGATTACGTTCTCGATTTGTACAGACATTGGTTCGAAGAATCCGCCAAATCCTTAAATTTCCCTATCTATAATGTAAATACCCAAGGCGCTAAAATAGAGAATGCGCAAAACGTAACTCCGGAAGAGGCAAGCAAGATCTTAGATAGCTTTCCGAAGCATGGATATTTCTGGCAGGAACTCCCTGCATGGAAGCCGGAGATCATCCAAGAGGATCTTGTAGGATCTCCTACGAACTTTAAAAAGGACCTT is a window of Leptospira semungkisensis DNA encoding:
- a CDS encoding motility associated factor glycosyltransferase family protein; the protein is MSHDLPEKTREIFGKKPYLSLYFQNVPTEPLQFRLEAAKNQKEVFISRNGRALASSVAPLTQAKRQTDSVQIQSTDLVAILGLGNPHLIREVNAKLEPGQILLLIDKEKDLIFPLWEEWLEPVMEIPGRHLFLGEGSLPLLWNYLESLPVERVSGIRILRNAASVTLEEVFYAETDIRLRKILSSKMSDLLTKFEFERIWVRNSLVNTANFLSPPNPKTRIEFLKEKFEGVPSLLVSAGPNLRRQCEWIRSIRDKVFIMSCDTSLKVLLKHGIIPDGIMTLDAQTHSVFHFLGEDTSKIPLFADLVSSPPILRNLQFKSVVHSITAKYLVDASGELKREATAGSISAESLLGPIGDVQSGGSVATTAFDLLRGIGCKPCFLVGQDLAYSGREIHSTGTHHNEKWLTLLTRKMSLEKINEAVVRKRDTRYVPSVTGGEVLTDYVLDLYRHWFEESAKSLNFPIYNVNTQGAKIENAQNVTPEEASKILDSFPKHGYFWQELPAWKPEIIQEDLVGSPTNFKKDLLETIDKVKETFSDPSRQEESYETLLSLFREKLGPWEDLRYLIRKTEVYILRHKDKLDETRKKQLFISAILKEFTGLRRKLLAGET